GCGGTCATCACGGTGATCATCACCCAGCCCGGCACGTCGCCGCGCTCGTCGCGCTCGTGCGGCGCTGTGACCGCGGCACGGACGCAGATGTAGCCGCGCAGCAAGGCTGCCGTGAGCTCGTTCATGGTTCCCCCTAGGTGTTCGGTGCGGTGGTTCATGGCGTGGTCAGGTTGAGGCCGATGGCCCCGGGATAGAAGGCGAAGACGATGGTGATCGGGAGCACCAGGAATACGACCGGCGCCATCATGAACACTTCCTTCCGGGCTGCGCTCTCGATCAGCTCGCGGCGGCCGGCCTCGCGTACGTCGGCGGCCTGAGCGTGCAGCACGTCGGCCAGCGGGGTGCCGCGCTCGACGGCCACAGCGACGCCCGTCGCAAACCGGGCCACCAGCGGCAGGCCGGTCGAAGCGGCCATCCCGTCGAAAGCGACGCTCACCGGCTCGCCGGTGCGCACTCTGGCGAGCACGTCGGCGAGATCGGCTGACAGCTCGCCCCTGCTGCGTCGTACGACGCGGTCGAGGGCGGCTACCGGGCTCTCGCCGGCCGCGACCGCCAGCGCGAGCAACTCGGCGATGGTGGGGAACTCGGCGACGATCTGGCGCTCCCGGTTGGTGGCCTGCGCAGACAACCGGTTGTCGCGGGCGATGACGCCGGCCGCAAACCCCAGCGCGCAGATGATCAGCGCCAGCGCCGGGTTGATGCCACCGCCGAGCGCCTTCAACAGTCCGTAAGCGGCGCCGATGCCGAAGCCGATGAGCCCCCATACGACCT
This is a stretch of genomic DNA from Nocardioides sp. InS609-2. It encodes these proteins:
- a CDS encoding type II secretion system F family protein codes for the protein MTPGMLGVVLGGFFAGGLLLVVARMLVIRRTQLALRVLPYVRDLPQVGRVPALRVVSSSPAAAAAGVFGPPMRSAADLVEKVLGGARSIERRLQRARIHKTVHEFRLEQVVWGLIGFGIGAAYGLLKALGGGINPALALIICALGFAAGVIARDNRLSAQATNRERQIVAEFPTIAELLALAVAAGESPVAALDRVVRRSRGELSADLADVLARVRTGEPVSVAFDGMAASTGLPLVARFATGVAVAVERGTPLADVLHAQAADVREAGRRELIESAARKEVFMMAPVVFLVLPITIVFAFYPGAIGLNLTTP